The Toxorhynchites rutilus septentrionalis strain SRP chromosome 3, ASM2978413v1, whole genome shotgun sequence genome includes a region encoding these proteins:
- the LOC129779109 gene encoding arrestin homolog, producing MVYNFKVFKKCSPNGKVTIYMGKRDFVDHVSGVEPIDGIVVLDDEYIRDQRKVFGQVVCSFRYGREEDEVMGLNFQKELFLASEQIFPRPEKSDKEQTKLQDRLLKKLGSNAIPFTFNISPNAPSSVTLQQSENDQGEPCGVSYYVKIFTGETETDRTHRRSTVTLGIRKIQFAPTKQGQQPCTVVRKDFMLSPGELELEVTLDKQLFLHGERIGVNICIRNNSNKVVKKIKAMIQQGVDVVLFQNGSYRNTVAGIETSEGCPIQPGSSLQKVMYLTPLLSSNKQRRGIALDGQIKRHEQCLASTTLLAQPDQRDAFGVIVSYAVKVKLFLGALGGELSAELPFVLMHPKPGSKAKTMIHADSQADIETFRQDTIDQGQSVDFD from the exons ATGGTGTATAATTTCAAAGTATTCAAAAAGTGCTCCCCAAATGGCAAGGTCACTATCTACATGGGCAAGCGTGATTTCGTCGACCACGTGTCAGGAGTAGAACCGATCG ACGGTATCGTCGTACTTGACGATGAGTACATTCGTGATCAGCGCAAAGTGTTTGGCCAAGTTGTTTGCAGCTTCCGCTATGGGCGCGAGGAAGATGAAGTCATGGGACTTAATTTCCAAAAAGAACTGTTCCTAGCATCGGAGCAAATATTTCCCCGACCGGAGAAATCTGACAAGGAACAAACTAAACTGCAGGATCGACTACTGAAAAAACTTGGCTCCAATGCCATCCCGTTCACTTTTAATATTTCTCCGAATGCACCGTCGTCTGTGACATTGCAACAGTCCGAGAATGACCAGGGGGAACCATGCGGAGTTTCATACTATGTCAAGATATTTACTGGTGAGACGGAAACCGACCGTACCCACCGTCGGAGTACGGTAACCTTGGGTATTCGGAAAATCCAATTTGCTCCAACAAAGCAGGGCCAACAGCCGTGCACGGTTGTACGTAAAGATTTCATGCTAAGCCCCGGAGAACTTGAACTGGAGGTCACTCTGGACAAACAGTTGTTTTTGCATGGTGAAAGGATAGGTGTCAATATTTGCATTCGTAATAATTCCAACAAAGTAGTCAAGAAAATCAAGGCCATGATCCAACAGGGTGTGGACGTGGTCTTGTTCCAAAATGGAAGCTATCGCAATACTGTCGCTGGCATCGAAACGAGCGAAGGTTGCCCCATTCAACCAGGATCCAGTCTGCAGAAAGTGATGTATCTCACTCCTTTGCTATCTTCCAATAAACAGCGCCGAGGAATTGCTTTGGATGGGCAGATCAAGCGTCATGAACAATGTCTTGCGTCTACTACTTT ATTGGCTCAGCCAGATCAACGTGATGCTTTTGGCGTAATTGTTTCTTACGCAGTTAAAGTGAAACTGTTCTTAGGAGCTCTTGGTGGAGAACTATCTGCCGAGCTGCCGTTTGTTCTGATGCACCCCAAG CCCGGTAGCAAAGCGAAAACCATGATACACGCTGACAGCCAAGCTGATATCGAAACATTCCGTCAGGATACCATCGACCAAGGACAGTCAGTGGACTTTGATTAG
- the LOC129777733 gene encoding cytoplasmic protein NCK1, whose protein sequence is MAGSIKQEDVCYVVAKYDYAAQGAQELDLRKNERYLLLDDSKHWWRVQNSHNQSGYVPSNYVKKEKKSVSLFDSFKKKVKKGSSGSKTLPNCSPSRQVDSPTMSRRLPPDPSEAIASTPIGTAIVKYNYQAQQQDELSLIKGTRILILEKSNDGWWRGQSGSATGWFPSNYTTEETEDDTVHTYAMAENVLDIVVALYSFNSNNDTELSFEKGDRLEILERPAADPEWYKARNSNGQIGLVPRNYLQELSEYLAQPYRSNNGSGPDSLDRRPNEQPSNNNNSNSANSNNNNSQLDRPPLTGKSWYYGAITRSQCDTVLNTHGHDGDYLIRDSETNIGDYSVSLKAPGRNKHFRVHVEGNMYCIGQRKFHTLDQLVDHYQRAPIYTNKQGEKLYLVRPLPKANGT, encoded by the exons ATGGCAGGAAGCATCAAACAAG agGATGTCTGCTACGTCGTAGCTAAGTACGATTACGCCGCACAAGGTGCTCAAGAACTAGATCTAAGAAAAAATGAGCGTTATCTGCTGCTTGACGATAGCAAGCATTGGTGGCGAGTTCAAAATTCTCATAACCAATCCGGATATGTACCGAGCAATTACGTTAAAAAGGAGAAGAAATCAGTTTCCTTATTCGACAGTTTTAAGAAGAAGGTGAAGAAGGGTTCCTCGGGCAGCAAAACGTTACCAAACTGTTCTCCTTCGCGACAGGTGGATAGTCCAACAATGAGTCGGAGATTACCACCAGATCCATCGGAAGCGATAG CCTCTACACCCATAGGAACTGCCATAGTAAAGTATAACTACCAAGCGCAGCAACAGGATGAACTGTCGCTTATCAAAGGGACGCGAATATTAATACTTGAAAAATCAAATGATGGATGGTGGCGCGGACAGAGCGGTTCCGCAACTGGATGGTTTCCAAGTAATTATACGACAGAAGAAACCGAAGACGATACCGTGCACACCTACGCAATGGCTGAAAATGTCCTCGACATCGTTGTTGCATTGTACTCGTTCAACTCGAACAACGATACAGAGTTATCATTCGAGAAAGGCGATCGATTGGAAATTCTGGAGCGGCCAGCTGCTGACCCCGAATG GTATAAAGCGCGAAACAGCAATGGTCAAATTGGGTTAGTTCCACGAAACTACCTCCAGGAGTTGTCGGAATACCTTGCGCAACCATATCGAAGCAACAATGGCAGCGGGCCAGATTCCCTAGATCGACGGCCCAACGAACAACCATCGAACAATAATAATTCTAATTCagccaacagcaacaacaacaactcacAACTAGACAGACCACCCCTTACTGGCAAGAGCTGGTATTACGGTGCTATTACTCGAAGTCAATGTGATACGGTTCTGAACACCCACGGCCATGACGGTGACTATCTTATCCGAGATAGTGAAACAAAC ATCGGCGACTATTCGGTATCTTTGAAGGCACCTGGGCGTAATAAGCACTTTCGTGTGCACGTGGAAGGCAACATGTACTGTATTGGTCAACGAAAATTCCACACATTAGATCAGCTAGTGGACCACTACCAAAGAGCACCTATCTACACTAACAAACAGGGTGAAAAGTTGTATTTGGTGCGACCCCTGCCGAAGGCGAACGGCACATAA
- the LOC129779632 gene encoding cyclin-K, producing MPNWYYEKKDLRNTPSIKDGIDFETERRYRKEGARFIMQTGTSMGLGHNTVATGVVYFHRFYMFHSFKTFPRYVTACCCLFLAGKVEETPKKCKDIIKTARSLLTDQKILSFGDDPKEEVMTLERILLQTIKFDLQVEHPYSFLVKYAKCLKGDSTKLQKMVQMAWNFVNDSLSTTVSLQWEPEIIAVALIYLASKLSKFTVVDWIGKQPEHLKWWDMFAQDVTMEILEDICHQVLDLYQQPNNETPPDSPPQLPPSKSSPPMKRANISPVITKNSPTVNNAPAKTAVSVPTTVEVEANPIPKHITTDTSHSNYGNYPIYPMHQGHPVPPHAGGNSYNAAAPPGGPIQPTQPWQHYSHPHTNNYYPTAPPAPRNNYYAPQ from the exons ATGCCAAACTGGTATTACGAGAAGAAAGACCTTCGGAACACCCCTTCAATAAAAGATGGGATTGACTTTGAAACGGAGCGCCGCTATCGAAAAGAAGGTGCACGGTTCATAATGCAAACTGGAACTTCGATGGGATTAGGGCATAACACCGTTGCCACCGgtgttgtttattttcatcgtttCTATATGTTCCACTCCTTCAAAACGTTTCCTAGATATGTAACGGCTTGCTGTTGCTTGTTTCTCGCTGGTAAGGTAGAAGAAACTCCAAAGAAGTGCAAAGATATAATCAAAACCGCTCGATCGTTATTGACGGATCAAAAAATTTTGTCGTTTGGTGATGATCCTAAGGAAGAAGTTATGACACTGGAGCGAATCCTTTTACAAACAATCAAGTTTGACCTACAAGTTGAACATCCGTACTCGTTTTTGGTCAAATATGCAAAGTGCCTTAAAGGAGACAGCACCAAACTTCAAAAAATGGTCCAGATGGCTTGGAATTTTGTGAACGATTCACTGAGTACAACTGTATCACTCCAATGGGAGCCAGAGATTATTGCTGTTGCATTGATTTATCTTGCCAGTAAGTTGAGTAAGTTTACTGTCGTCGATTGGATAGGCAAACAACCGGAGCATTTGAAATGGTGGGACATGTTCGCCCAGGATGTAACAATGGAAATATTGGAGGATATTTGCCATCAGGTTTTAGATTTATATCAACAACCGAATAACGAAACCCCGCCGGATAGTCCACCGCAATTACCTCCGAGCAAATCGTCTCCTCCGATGAAGCGAGCTAATATTTCACCTGTAATAACGAAAAATTCTCCAACTGTCAACAATGCACCTGCAAAG ACAGCTGTATCTGTTCCAACCACTGTTGAAGTAGAGGCAAACCCTATACCGAAGCACATTACTACGGATACATCGCACAGTAACTATGGAAATTACCCAATCTACCCAATGCATCAAGGTCACCCGGTTCCACCTCATGCAGGTGGAAACTCTTACAATGCTGCAGCGCCTCCTGGTGGCCCGATTCAACCAACGCAGCCGTGGCAACATTATTCACACCCTCATACCAACAATTACTATCCTACAGCCCCACCTGCCCCGCGAAACAACTATTATGCACCTCAGTGA